The following are from one region of the Cystobacter ferrugineus genome:
- a CDS encoding SDR family oxidoreductase, which translates to MDGKVVVITGASAGIGAALAQALGARGVRLVLAARRESELRRVAARSGSEAVAVPADVTLREDVRRVLDTALARFGHVDVWVNNAGRGITRPVSALTDEDFDEMMRVNVKSALYGMQAVLPHFQERGTGHLINVSSMLGRVPHVAERSAYNAAKHALNALTANLRQEVRERFPGIHVSAVLPGPVATDFGDNALGGGPDSRAIPGAQSAEEIAAVIQELIERPRGDVYTRPEHVREVLAYYASPDTGAPHDS; encoded by the coding sequence GTGGACGGGAAGGTGGTGGTCATCACCGGAGCGAGCGCGGGCATCGGCGCCGCCCTGGCCCAGGCGCTGGGGGCCCGGGGCGTCCGCTTAGTGCTCGCCGCGCGGCGGGAGTCCGAGTTGCGGCGGGTGGCCGCCCGCTCGGGCTCCGAGGCAGTGGCCGTGCCCGCGGACGTCACCCTGCGCGAGGACGTGCGGCGGGTGCTGGACACGGCGCTCGCGCGCTTCGGACACGTGGACGTGTGGGTCAACAACGCCGGGCGCGGCATCACCCGGCCCGTCTCCGCGCTCACCGACGAGGACTTCGACGAGATGATGCGCGTCAACGTCAAGTCGGCGCTCTACGGCATGCAGGCGGTGCTGCCGCACTTCCAGGAGCGCGGCACGGGGCACCTCATCAACGTCTCGTCCATGCTCGGGCGCGTGCCCCACGTGGCCGAGCGCTCCGCCTACAACGCCGCCAAGCATGCCCTCAACGCGCTCACGGCCAACCTCCGGCAGGAGGTGCGCGAGCGCTTCCCCGGCATCCACGTGTCCGCCGTGCTCCCGGGCCCGGTGGCCACCGACTTCGGCGACAACGCGCTCGGAGGAGGACCCGACTCGCGCGCCATTCCCGGAGCCCAGAGCGCCGAGGAGATCGCCGCCGTCATCCAGGAGCTCATCGAGCGGCCCCGCGGCGACGTGTACACGCGGCCCGAGCACGTCCGGGAAGTCCTCGCGTACTACGCCTCGCCGGATACCGGCGCGCCCCACGACTCCTGA